In Zobellia roscoffensis, the following are encoded in one genomic region:
- a CDS encoding aldehyde dehydrogenase family protein: MEQLKFGHKKLYIDGALVEASNHKTFEVICPADEKPTATIAWASAEDTERALKSAQKGFETWSVLPLEERLKWIDKLRNKIIENSDLLRESIMYEMGKTWEGSEEDLTSITNSLQYYSEEIKKRKDIPLEDKEGTHKHHFVSQPLGVAVAFLAYNFPLLNLGFKLGPALAAGSSIILKPSEFSPLSAYIIGELCAEINFPKGVITVLCGDLKDVGIPLCESKTPRLITMIGSTETAQKLIAQSAKTSIKRYSMECGGNAPFIVCEDADLELAVNIGTALKVGNSGQICVAPNRFFVHESLIEEFTAGMVAKFKTTKLGFGRENKPDMGPLTNKQSVTKVQGIVEKAIEQGGQLLYGGKAVDGTGYYFEPTVVVFDKNDVEILQHEIFGPVALIVPFKTKEEVIDLANNTDAGLASYVFSKNDDTLEFFANRLEFGEVQLNGVKYDIYLPHGGVKNSGIGVDCSTYALDDYLAKKRVTKALQLQ; encoded by the coding sequence ATGGAGCAGTTAAAATTCGGTCATAAGAAACTTTATATAGACGGTGCCCTAGTAGAGGCCTCTAATCATAAAACTTTTGAAGTAATCTGTCCTGCGGACGAAAAACCAACGGCTACCATAGCTTGGGCAAGTGCAGAAGATACAGAAAGAGCTTTGAAAAGTGCTCAAAAAGGATTTGAAACATGGTCTGTTCTTCCTCTTGAGGAACGTCTAAAATGGATTGATAAGCTTAGAAACAAAATTATTGAGAATAGCGATTTGCTGCGTGAAAGCATTATGTACGAAATGGGCAAAACGTGGGAAGGTTCCGAAGAAGACCTAACTAGTATAACCAACTCATTACAATACTATTCCGAAGAAATTAAAAAACGCAAGGATATTCCTCTTGAGGATAAAGAAGGTACACATAAACACCATTTTGTATCTCAACCTTTAGGTGTTGCCGTTGCTTTTCTTGCCTATAATTTTCCGCTTCTAAACCTAGGTTTTAAATTGGGTCCTGCTTTGGCTGCCGGCTCTAGCATTATTTTAAAGCCTTCTGAATTTTCACCTTTATCCGCTTATATTATTGGTGAGTTGTGTGCCGAAATAAATTTCCCAAAGGGGGTAATAACTGTTCTTTGTGGTGATTTAAAAGACGTAGGTATTCCACTTTGCGAAAGTAAAACCCCAAGATTGATTACCATGATAGGGTCTACGGAAACAGCACAGAAACTTATCGCACAAAGTGCAAAAACATCCATAAAAAGATACAGTATGGAATGTGGCGGAAACGCTCCGTTCATAGTTTGTGAAGATGCCGATTTAGAATTGGCCGTAAACATAGGAACAGCCCTAAAAGTTGGTAACTCCGGCCAAATCTGTGTAGCTCCCAATCGCTTTTTTGTTCATGAATCTCTTATAGAGGAGTTTACCGCCGGCATGGTTGCAAAGTTTAAAACTACTAAACTAGGTTTCGGCCGTGAGAACAAACCAGATATGGGTCCGTTAACCAACAAACAATCGGTCACAAAAGTCCAAGGCATCGTAGAAAAAGCTATTGAACAAGGTGGCCAATTGCTTTATGGCGGCAAGGCTGTAGATGGTACCGGCTATTATTTTGAACCTACTGTAGTAGTATTCGATAAAAACGATGTTGAAATTCTTCAACATGAGATTTTTGGTCCTGTTGCTCTTATTGTTCCATTTAAAACAAAAGAAGAGGTAATTGATCTGGCCAATAATACAGATGCGGGGCTAGCTTCTTACGTGTTTTCTAAAAATGATGACACTTTAGAATTCTTTGCGAACCGCCTAGAATTCGGAGAAGTACAACTTAATGGAGTAAAATATGATATATACCTGCCGCACGGCGGAGTGAAAAATAGTGGTATTGGTGTAGATTGCTCTACTTATGCGCTAGATGATTATCTTGCGAAAAAAAGAGTAACTAAAGCCTTACAACTTCAATGA
- a CDS encoding glycoside hydrolase family 127 protein, giving the protein MKKLSFTICVLLTLASCNQNTTDQNQPSEETKTKDYAANLDIGKGIINNTNSPHVKLKSIDIGDCKWTEGFWAEKWKVAEETMIPHMGEILKGDIGHGYNNFKIAAGQKEGEHKGFWWHDGDFYKWMEAKMYIYGVNKDEKIVEEIDEIIDVIAQAQQNDGYLSTPAIIRDDIEPFTNRKYHELYNSGHLMTSACIHYRLTGKTNFLDIAVKHADYLYKLFSPKPDHLKRFGFNQTQIMGLVELYRTTQDKRYLELAEQFINMRGTYKIEDDETTLGYPIGDMVQERVPLREETEAVGHAVLALYYYAGAADVYAETGEKALIDALERLWDNVTNKKMYITGAIGQTHYGRSSRLDKIEEGFIDEYMMPNMTAYNETCANICNSMFNYRMLTLTGDAKHGDIMELVLHNSGLSGISLEGKDYYYSNPLRKIEGALDYEKMNVEFPERQPYLKCFCCPPNLVRTIAKSPGWAYSKSENGIAVNLYGGNELNTTLLDGSKIKLVQKTDYPWDGAVKITVEESKADTFEVLLRIPSWAKDTQIKVNGVAVENATPGTFARIERKWNAGDEITMDMPMETKFIEGHPRIEEVRNQVALKRGPVVYCIESADLPEKTDITNVYLSSKKKLKPTSRPNFLGGVTTLEGEILLRKDKLGEMYQEVSEPEFQSFKTNFIPYYAWSNRGQGEMTVFLPVIWN; this is encoded by the coding sequence ATGAAAAAACTCAGCTTCACCATTTGTGTTTTATTAACCTTGGCTTCCTGTAACCAAAATACAACTGACCAAAACCAACCTTCAGAGGAAACCAAAACCAAAGACTACGCTGCCAATCTAGATATAGGTAAAGGCATTATCAACAACACCAATAGTCCCCATGTTAAACTAAAAAGTATTGACATAGGCGATTGTAAGTGGACAGAAGGTTTCTGGGCCGAAAAATGGAAAGTTGCCGAAGAAACTATGATTCCGCACATGGGTGAAATCCTAAAAGGAGATATAGGTCACGGTTATAATAACTTTAAAATAGCCGCAGGACAAAAAGAAGGAGAACATAAAGGATTCTGGTGGCATGATGGCGATTTTTACAAGTGGATGGAAGCTAAAATGTATATCTACGGTGTAAATAAAGATGAGAAAATTGTTGAAGAAATAGATGAAATTATAGATGTAATTGCCCAAGCGCAACAGAATGACGGGTATTTATCTACACCTGCAATCATCCGTGATGACATTGAACCTTTTACCAATAGAAAGTACCACGAGCTATACAACAGTGGCCATTTAATGACCAGCGCCTGTATCCATTATCGTCTTACAGGAAAAACAAATTTTCTAGATATAGCAGTAAAACATGCTGATTATCTATACAAACTCTTTTCACCAAAACCAGACCACCTTAAACGGTTTGGCTTTAACCAAACACAGATTATGGGATTGGTAGAATTGTACCGTACCACTCAAGATAAGCGCTATTTGGAGTTGGCCGAACAATTCATAAATATGAGAGGTACTTATAAAATTGAGGACGATGAAACCACTTTGGGCTATCCTATTGGTGATATGGTCCAAGAGCGTGTTCCGCTTCGCGAAGAAACCGAAGCCGTGGGCCATGCGGTATTGGCTCTGTATTATTACGCAGGCGCTGCTGATGTGTACGCCGAAACCGGAGAAAAAGCATTAATCGATGCGCTTGAAAGACTGTGGGACAACGTGACCAACAAAAAAATGTATATCACTGGAGCCATTGGTCAAACCCACTACGGACGTTCTTCTCGCCTTGATAAAATTGAAGAAGGTTTTATTGATGAATATATGATGCCAAACATGACGGCATACAATGAAACTTGTGCCAACATCTGTAATTCCATGTTCAATTATAGAATGCTCACTTTAACCGGTGATGCCAAACATGGAGATATTATGGAACTTGTACTTCACAACAGCGGACTCTCGGGCATCAGTCTTGAAGGAAAAGACTATTATTATTCCAACCCACTACGTAAAATTGAGGGAGCGCTTGATTATGAAAAAATGAACGTTGAGTTTCCTGAAAGACAACCCTATCTTAAATGCTTTTGTTGTCCACCAAACTTAGTACGTACCATTGCAAAATCCCCGGGATGGGCCTATAGTAAATCCGAAAATGGAATTGCCGTTAACCTATACGGAGGAAATGAATTGAATACTACATTATTAGACGGTTCGAAAATAAAACTGGTTCAAAAAACAGATTATCCATGGGATGGTGCCGTTAAAATAACAGTAGAAGAATCTAAAGCAGATACTTTTGAAGTTCTGCTTCGCATACCTAGTTGGGCAAAGGACACTCAAATTAAAGTAAATGGAGTTGCAGTGGAAAATGCTACGCCTGGAACTTTTGCTAGAATAGAAAGAAAATGGAATGCAGGAGATGAGATTACTATGGATATGCCCATGGAAACCAAATTTATTGAAGGGCACCCACGTATTGAGGAAGTTCGCAACCAAGTAGCCCTAAAAAGAGGCCCGGTGGTGTACTGTATAGAATCAGCAGATTTACCCGAAAAAACAGATATCACCAATGTTTATCTTTCTTCAAAGAAAAAATTAAAACCCACCTCTAGACCAAATTTCTTAGGAGGTGTAACCACTTTAGAGGGAGAAATTCTATTGCGCAAAGACAAGCTCGGAGAAATGTATCAAGAAGTAAGTGAACCAGAATTTCAATCCTTTAAAACCAATTTTATACCTTACTATGCTTGGAGCAATAGAGGCCAAGGAGAAATGACGGTTTTCTTACCTGTAATCTGGAATTAG
- a CDS encoding mandelate racemase/muconate lactonizing enzyme family protein has protein sequence MKIKKIEPFVITHTLDTPFYFSQWQYDTRKICIVKITLDDGTYGWGEGYGPAAVIKSGVEFFKPFLLEKNALEHETLWQEMYRRSMDYARSGAFQAAISAIDVALWDIKGKLLNQPVSVLLGGIKNPIIEPYATGLYFTRSENLEELLVEEALLYKSQGFTATKMKVGLGIQQDLKYIAAIRKAIGPDMRLMIDSNHAYSYKEAVELARKSEQYDISWFEEPVSPEDYDGYRRLRENTTIPIAGGECEYLKFGFKRLFDNDAVDIAQPDICATGGLTEAKRITTLAQAYNKDVVPHTWGTWIAISAAIHLVANLDKNPGRMYNDLPTMELDRTENALRDEVTLHNVKIENGHLEVPRAPGLGVDVDMDKLEYYLDKEIHKDGAVKIRS, from the coding sequence ATGAAAATCAAGAAGATAGAGCCTTTTGTAATTACTCACACTCTTGACACGCCCTTCTATTTTTCGCAATGGCAGTATGACACGCGAAAAATATGTATCGTCAAAATAACCTTGGATGATGGCACCTACGGATGGGGTGAAGGCTACGGTCCAGCGGCAGTTATTAAATCCGGTGTCGAATTTTTCAAGCCTTTCCTATTGGAAAAAAATGCGTTGGAACATGAGACGCTCTGGCAAGAAATGTACAGGCGCTCTATGGACTACGCACGTAGCGGAGCTTTTCAAGCGGCTATCAGTGCTATAGATGTTGCATTGTGGGATATTAAAGGGAAGCTTTTAAACCAGCCCGTTTCCGTGCTATTGGGCGGTATTAAAAACCCGATTATTGAACCTTACGCCACTGGATTATATTTTACCCGAAGCGAAAACCTTGAAGAGCTTTTGGTTGAAGAGGCGCTATTGTACAAATCCCAAGGATTCACAGCCACAAAAATGAAAGTAGGTCTGGGCATTCAGCAAGACCTAAAATATATTGCCGCAATACGAAAGGCCATTGGACCCGATATGCGTTTGATGATAGATTCCAACCACGCCTATAGTTATAAAGAGGCTGTGGAATTGGCCAGAAAATCCGAACAATATGACATTTCTTGGTTTGAAGAACCTGTTTCTCCAGAAGATTACGACGGGTACAGAAGACTTAGAGAAAACACGACTATTCCAATAGCTGGAGGTGAATGCGAGTATTTAAAATTCGGTTTTAAGCGCCTTTTTGATAATGATGCGGTAGACATAGCACAACCTGATATTTGTGCCACTGGCGGATTAACGGAAGCTAAAAGAATTACAACGCTAGCACAGGCCTATAATAAAGATGTGGTACCCCATACTTGGGGAACTTGGATCGCCATTAGTGCCGCCATACATCTAGTTGCCAACCTTGATAAAAATCCGGGCAGAATGTATAACGACTTGCCTACTATGGAATTGGACAGAACTGAAAATGCCCTACGTGACGAGGTTACCCTACATAACGTCAAAATTGAAAACGGACATCTAGAAGTACCCCGTGCACCTGGTTTAGGCGTTGATGTTGATATGGATAAATTAGAATACTATTTAGATAAAGAAATACATAAAGATGGAGCAGTTAAAATTCGGTCATAA
- a CDS encoding 2-dehydro-3-deoxygalactonokinase, translating into MKLPEKFISCDWGTTNFRLRLIDTESLKILSEHTTDMGIKKCFQDFKAQSKLTQEQFFAEYLKNQIKKLDSTISNDYCIVASGMLSSSIGMHELNYANMPIAFNGKDLISKYIPFDDMPDLLLVSGAKTDSDVMRGEEVQAIGLINELSKYEKGTLLLPGTHCKHITFEADVFNDFNTYMTGELFETISNHTILSASLTKASWDPTFDTIFLEGVKKGLANKQMQSLFSIRANTLIKDVSGEQNFYFLSGLMIGGELASLQNQTGTIFLAASGIYSILYKLALESFLPTEQIVCFEEQILEKALLTGQQQILRTYAE; encoded by the coding sequence ATGAAATTACCAGAAAAATTTATTAGTTGCGACTGGGGCACAACCAATTTTAGACTACGCTTAATAGACACTGAATCGCTCAAAATTCTATCGGAACACACGACGGATATGGGCATTAAAAAATGCTTTCAGGATTTTAAAGCGCAATCAAAATTAACCCAAGAACAATTTTTTGCCGAGTATTTAAAGAACCAGATTAAAAAATTAGACAGTACCATAAGTAATGACTATTGTATTGTAGCATCAGGAATGCTTTCGTCATCCATAGGCATGCATGAATTAAATTATGCCAACATGCCCATAGCCTTTAATGGCAAGGATTTGATTAGCAAGTACATTCCTTTTGATGATATGCCAGACCTGTTACTTGTTTCGGGTGCTAAAACAGATTCTGATGTGATGCGGGGGGAAGAAGTTCAGGCCATTGGTCTAATAAACGAACTTTCTAAATACGAAAAGGGAACCTTATTATTACCGGGCACCCATTGTAAACACATTACCTTTGAAGCAGATGTTTTCAATGATTTCAATACTTACATGACCGGTGAACTTTTTGAAACCATAAGCAATCATACCATTTTATCCGCCTCTTTAACCAAAGCTTCTTGGGACCCTACTTTTGACACTATTTTTTTAGAGGGTGTTAAGAAAGGACTGGCAAACAAGCAGATGCAGTCACTGTTTTCTATTAGGGCAAACACCCTAATAAAAGATGTTTCGGGCGAACAGAACTTCTACTTTTTATCAGGTCTTATGATTGGTGGTGAGTTGGCAAGTTTACAAAACCAGACCGGAACCATCTTTCTAGCGGCAAGTGGCATATACAGTATACTCTATAAGCTAGCCCTAGAATCATTTTTACCAACCGAACAAATCGTTTGCTTTGAGGAGCAAATTTTAGAAAAAGCATTACTAACAGGACAACAACAAATATTACGGACTTATGCAGAATAA
- a CDS encoding arylsulfatase has product MKYVAIRPKIINRYTLIFCLGILFCSSNFLSAQNRPNVLIMLTDDQGYGDLGSHGNPYLKTPNIEEIGKQGLEMTHFFTYPNCSATRAAILTGRYPYRTGVTGVTQVDHLMNTSEETIAEILSKNGYRTGIFGKWHLGDNAPMRPTDQGFQEALVHKGGGIGQAAGPAGNTYFDPILEHNNESKKYEGYCDDIFTDAALDFISTKSDKPFFTYLATNLPHFPLEVPEEKADPYRKIGLHEDNARTYGMIDNIDANVGRVLKRLKKLGIEDKTLVIFLSDNGPRNRRTKNDVYPGRWVSNLRGTKTSVYECGTRVPFFVQWPSHVKKAQTTNTMGAVIDVLPTILDVCDIAPSKEVKIDGRSLLPLWKNEPTDFNDREFITQMHYGPTVFKYMHFAVRTQKYKLVSPHDDPHHILYQPKDEELKEILANLELYDVQNDPSERINLAGDHPEIVENLLSRYENWFDEVTEERDSKGIQRIYLGNAMQRSTNLSQFDWGGPRVISKNELGHWRVKTEAGLYNVSFDLPSLENDGTAHLKYKELHLELPIVKNQKKVVFRDVTLPEGKGNFHAFLKTERLAKGPLFVDVERVD; this is encoded by the coding sequence ATGAAATACGTTGCAATAAGACCAAAAATAATTAATCGCTATACACTAATATTCTGTCTTGGTATACTCTTTTGTAGCAGCAATTTTCTTTCAGCGCAAAATCGTCCTAATGTTTTAATTATGCTCACGGACGACCAAGGGTATGGAGATTTGGGTTCTCATGGCAACCCCTATCTAAAAACACCTAATATTGAGGAAATAGGTAAGCAAGGCCTTGAAATGACTCATTTCTTTACCTACCCAAATTGTTCGGCCACCCGAGCGGCAATTTTGACTGGTCGCTATCCGTACCGTACAGGGGTTACTGGCGTTACTCAAGTAGACCACCTTATGAATACCTCGGAAGAAACCATAGCAGAAATTTTATCCAAAAATGGGTATCGCACAGGGATTTTCGGGAAGTGGCATTTAGGTGATAATGCACCCATGCGACCAACAGACCAAGGGTTTCAAGAAGCTTTGGTACACAAAGGAGGTGGCATTGGTCAAGCTGCAGGCCCTGCTGGAAACACGTATTTTGACCCCATCCTTGAGCACAATAATGAATCTAAAAAATACGAAGGGTATTGTGATGATATTTTTACCGATGCTGCATTGGACTTCATTAGCACAAAAAGTGATAAACCATTTTTCACCTATTTAGCTACCAACCTGCCGCATTTTCCTTTAGAAGTTCCTGAGGAAAAAGCAGACCCGTATAGAAAAATAGGTTTGCATGAAGATAATGCGAGAACCTATGGCATGATAGATAATATTGACGCCAATGTTGGTCGTGTGCTAAAACGGTTAAAGAAATTAGGCATAGAAGATAAAACCCTTGTTATTTTTCTTTCGGACAATGGCCCAAGAAACCGTCGTACTAAAAATGATGTGTATCCGGGCAGATGGGTATCTAACCTAAGAGGAACCAAAACGAGTGTTTACGAATGCGGTACTCGGGTTCCTTTCTTTGTGCAATGGCCATCACATGTAAAGAAAGCGCAAACAACTAATACCATGGGTGCTGTCATTGATGTATTACCTACCATTTTGGATGTTTGCGATATTGCACCTTCAAAAGAGGTTAAAATTGATGGCCGCTCGTTATTACCCTTATGGAAAAATGAGCCCACAGATTTTAACGACAGAGAGTTCATCACTCAAATGCACTACGGACCCACAGTTTTTAAATACATGCATTTTGCCGTCCGCACCCAAAAATATAAATTGGTAAGTCCGCATGATGATCCGCATCATATTCTTTATCAACCTAAAGACGAAGAACTGAAAGAAATACTTGCCAACCTAGAATTATATGACGTTCAGAATGACCCGAGCGAACGTATAAATCTAGCTGGTGATCACCCTGAAATTGTAGAAAATCTTCTATCTCGTTATGAAAATTGGTTTGACGAGGTTACCGAAGAAAGAGATTCCAAAGGAATACAACGCATCTATCTAGGGAACGCCATGCAACGTTCTACAAATTTATCTCAGTTTGATTGGGGAGGTCCTAGAGTAATTTCAAAAAACGAACTCGGCCATTGGCGCGTGAAGACAGAAGCTGGTTTATATAATGTCAGCTTTGATCTTCCTTCTTTGGAAAATGATGGTACGGCCCATTTAAAGTACAAAGAGCTTCACTTAGAGCTTCCTATAGTTAAAAATCAAAAGAAAGTTGTTTTTAGAGACGTTACTCTTCCAGAAGGAAAAGGTAACTTCCATGCTTTCCTCAAAACAGAAAGACTCGCAAAAGGCCCTTTATTTGTTGATGTAGAGCGTGTTGATTAA
- a CDS encoding bifunctional 4-hydroxy-2-oxoglutarate aldolase/2-dehydro-3-deoxy-phosphogluconate aldolase — protein MQNNTFSWDKYNQNPIVGILRGLTTEEVLKIMPSYVKTGFYTIEITMNSPKVAETIATLAKEYPELNVGAGTVCTMEDLKIALDAGSQFIVTPIIDEEVIKHCVANNIPIFPGAYTPTEIHKAWSWGASAVKVFPATQLGIQYIKDVLAPLNEIKLLPTGGVSVDNIKSFFEAGAVGAGLASALFDKKMIREGNYADLEKHFIKMKNEIKDFIKD, from the coding sequence ATGCAGAATAATACATTTTCATGGGATAAATACAACCAAAACCCAATAGTAGGAATCTTAAGAGGGCTAACAACAGAAGAGGTTCTTAAGATTATGCCTTCTTACGTAAAAACTGGTTTTTACACGATTGAAATTACCATGAACTCACCCAAGGTTGCTGAAACCATTGCAACTTTAGCCAAAGAGTATCCTGAACTTAATGTAGGCGCTGGTACGGTTTGTACTATGGAAGATTTAAAAATTGCTTTAGATGCTGGCTCTCAATTTATTGTAACCCCAATTATTGACGAAGAGGTAATTAAACATTGTGTAGCTAATAACATTCCTATTTTTCCAGGAGCATATACACCTACTGAAATCCACAAAGCATGGTCTTGGGGTGCTTCTGCGGTAAAAGTCTTTCCGGCAACGCAGTTGGGGATTCAATACATAAAAGACGTTTTGGCGCCACTTAATGAAATAAAACTTTTACCTACTGGTGGTGTTTCAGTAGACAATATAAAATCATTTTTTGAAGCAGGAGCTGTTGGTGCCGGTTTGGCAAGTGCACTTTTCGACAAAAAGATGATTCGTGAAGGAAACTATGCCGATTTGGAAAAGCATTTTATTAAGATGAAAAACGAGATAAAAGATTTTATTAAAGATTAA
- a CDS encoding MFS transporter, with the protein MGSNKKNAFTYSTIVAMGGFVFGLDAALISGTIKFITQEFSLTDLELGSVVGAPAMGVLLALVFVGYACNKFGRRATLMIAAALYLFSAIASAMAPTYTLLLIARFLGGLAFSSISIASMYIGEIAPPKWRGKLVSMTQINIVVGLSAAYFINYLILGLANSGAPWVQEWGLDANTWRFMLATEVIFAFLWFLLLFLVPRSPAWLLYNEREPEAIKTLQKVTPEDEIPAKIAQMRFSLENSNQDRSLGSQLKEIFGKPMRVTMIIAMTIAIAQQATGINAILFYAPTVFEQLGIGTDAAFAQAIYIGLTSIVFTILGLLLVDRIGRRPMIIWGMLWIIISLGICYYGFKTADYTITGSAITEMSSIPNADRLNVLVDVSYESDISFKAALIETLGETDARDYSGLLLQKAADINALLILMGILSFIGAFHFSVGPIMWVLFSEIFPISLRGVAIPFFTLVTSFVSYLVQKFFPWQLATMGISSTLLFYAITVSIGLVILYFYLKETKNMTIEEVQLALSSRRKPKV; encoded by the coding sequence ATGGGTTCTAATAAAAAGAATGCTTTTACATACTCAACCATAGTTGCTATGGGCGGTTTTGTCTTTGGATTGGACGCCGCCTTAATCTCAGGAACTATAAAATTCATAACTCAGGAATTTTCACTTACAGATTTGGAATTAGGCTCTGTTGTAGGCGCACCTGCTATGGGTGTACTTCTGGCGCTTGTTTTTGTTGGTTATGCATGTAACAAATTTGGCCGTAGAGCCACCTTAATGATTGCTGCGGCGCTCTATCTTTTTTCGGCTATAGCATCTGCAATGGCCCCTACCTATACACTATTATTAATTGCTCGGTTCTTAGGAGGGTTGGCTTTCAGTTCCATCTCCATAGCATCAATGTACATTGGAGAAATAGCACCTCCAAAATGGCGTGGAAAATTGGTTTCCATGACACAAATAAATATTGTTGTAGGCCTTTCAGCGGCTTACTTTATCAACTATCTAATTTTAGGTTTGGCAAACTCGGGAGCTCCATGGGTTCAAGAATGGGGTCTGGATGCAAATACTTGGAGGTTTATGCTAGCCACTGAAGTTATTTTCGCTTTTTTGTGGTTTCTATTGTTGTTTTTAGTTCCTAGAAGTCCAGCGTGGTTGTTATACAATGAACGCGAGCCAGAAGCTATAAAGACGTTGCAAAAGGTAACTCCTGAAGATGAAATTCCCGCAAAAATAGCTCAAATGCGTTTCAGTCTTGAAAACAGTAATCAAGACCGTTCCCTAGGTTCTCAATTAAAAGAAATTTTTGGCAAACCCATGCGGGTTACCATGATTATCGCAATGACCATTGCCATAGCGCAACAAGCTACCGGAATAAACGCCATTCTTTTTTATGCACCTACTGTTTTTGAACAATTGGGCATTGGAACAGATGCAGCTTTTGCCCAAGCTATTTACATTGGCCTGACTAGTATTGTATTTACAATTTTAGGTCTGCTACTGGTTGACCGCATTGGTAGAAGACCTATGATTATTTGGGGAATGTTGTGGATTATTATCAGCCTAGGAATTTGCTATTACGGTTTTAAAACTGCAGACTACACCATAACGGGGAGTGCTATTACCGAGATGTCCTCTATTCCTAATGCCGATAGATTAAATGTCTTAGTTGATGTTTCTTATGAGAGTGATATTAGTTTTAAAGCTGCTTTAATTGAGACTTTAGGGGAAACCGATGCTAGAGATTATTCCGGACTATTACTCCAAAAAGCAGCGGATATAAATGCCCTACTCATTCTAATGGGAATACTCAGTTTTATAGGTGCATTTCATTTTTCCGTAGGCCCTATTATGTGGGTCTTGTTTTCAGAGATATTCCCTATATCCCTCCGTGGTGTTGCTATACCCTTTTTCACTTTGGTCACGAGTTTTGTAAGCTATTTGGTACAGAAATTTTTCCCTTGGCAATTAGCAACTATGGGCATAAGTTCCACCTTATTATTCTATGCCATAACGGTAAGTATCGGTTTGGTCATCCTTTACTTTTATTTAAAAGAAACTAAAAACATGACCATAGAAGAAGTGCAATTGGCATTATCCTCCCGAAGAAAACCTAAAGTTTAA